From the Selenomonas timonae genome, one window contains:
- the obgE gene encoding GTPase ObgE has protein sequence MQFIDRAQITVKAGDGGHGKSAFRHEKFMPKGGPSGGDGGRGGDVIFRADRNLNTLLSFRFHRKFIAKNGENGEHKNQFGRNAPNLYVDVPPGTIVTDDATGEVLADLTEIGAEAVIVRGGRGGRGNAKFANAANRAPSFAEFGEPGESRKLRLELKLLADVGLVGYPSVGKSSLVASCSAARPEIADYHFTTLTPVLGVVQTDYEKSFVMADIPGLIEGAADGVGLGHDFLRHVERTRLILHIVDASAIEGRDPVEDYYKINTELARYSEKIARRTQILVANKIDLPSAEEHLPRLKELAERERLEFFAISAATRAGVQGLIDHVGAWLDAYVPEPESEEEEVAVFDQNAEDDEKVTISRNDAGDFIVSGKAIEKLVAMTNFNNDEAVRRFQYIWRLKGLDEKLRARGIKEGMTVHIGDMAFDYQD, from the coding sequence ATGCAGTTCATTGACCGCGCACAGATTACGGTGAAGGCAGGAGACGGCGGACACGGCAAGTCTGCCTTCCGTCACGAGAAATTCATGCCGAAGGGCGGTCCGTCGGGCGGAGACGGCGGGCGCGGGGGAGATGTCATCTTCCGCGCTGACCGCAATCTGAATACGCTTCTCTCGTTCCGTTTTCACCGCAAATTCATCGCGAAAAACGGCGAGAACGGCGAGCATAAGAACCAGTTCGGCAGGAATGCCCCGAACCTCTATGTCGATGTCCCGCCCGGTACGATTGTCACCGATGATGCGACGGGGGAGGTGCTTGCCGATCTTACGGAGATCGGCGCAGAGGCGGTCATTGTGCGCGGGGGACGCGGGGGACGCGGCAATGCGAAGTTTGCAAATGCAGCGAACCGTGCCCCATCATTTGCCGAGTTCGGTGAGCCGGGCGAGAGCCGCAAGCTGCGTCTGGAACTCAAGCTCCTCGCAGATGTCGGTCTGGTCGGCTATCCGAGCGTCGGTAAGTCGAGCCTTGTCGCCTCCTGCTCTGCAGCACGTCCCGAGATTGCGGACTACCACTTTACGACGCTCACACCCGTTCTCGGCGTTGTCCAGACGGACTACGAGAAGAGCTTCGTCATGGCAGATATCCCCGGACTCATCGAGGGGGCTGCCGACGGCGTTGGTCTGGGGCATGATTTTCTGCGCCATGTCGAGCGCACACGTCTTATCCTGCATATTGTGGATGCCTCAGCCATCGAGGGGCGCGATCCTGTCGAGGACTACTACAAGATCAATACGGAACTCGCGCGCTACAGTGAGAAGATTGCACGGCGCACACAAATTCTGGTAGCGAACAAGATTGACCTCCCCTCTGCGGAGGAGCATCTGCCGCGTCTGAAGGAGCTTGCTGAACGCGAGAGACTGGAATTCTTTGCCATCTCAGCGGCGACCCGTGCAGGCGTGCAGGGGCTGATCGACCACGTCGGCGCATGGCTCGATGCCTATGTCCCGGAACCGGAGTCCGAGGAGGAGGAAGTCGCCGTCTTTGACCAGAATGCCGAGGATGACGAAAAGGTGACAATCTCGCGCAACGATGCGGGCGACTTTATCGTTTCCGGCAAGGCGATTGAAAAACTCGTTGCCATGACGAATTTCAACAACGATGAAGCGGTACGGCGTTTCCAGTATATCTGGCGCCTCAAGGGGCTGGACGAAAAGCTGCGTGCACGCGGCATCAAAGAAGGCATGACCGTACATATCGGAGATATGGCGTTCGACTATCAGGATTAG
- a CDS encoding YhbY family RNA-binding protein has translation MLRNSLTSKQIRKLRSLGMTEDAVVMIGKDGVTPTVVASAREAIKKRELIKVRVLQNAPDDPEDAITVLAERADANLVQVIGRNGLLFRRNFDKPRIEL, from the coding sequence TTGCTGCGAAACTCTCTAACCAGTAAACAGATTCGTAAGCTGCGCTCGCTCGGCATGACGGAGGACGCTGTCGTCATGATCGGGAAAGATGGAGTGACACCTACAGTCGTTGCCTCCGCCCGCGAGGCGATCAAGAAGCGTGAGCTCATCAAGGTGCGCGTCCTGCAAAATGCACCAGACGATCCGGAGGATGCCATCACCGTTCTTGCAGAGCGAGCCGATGCGAATCTCGTTCAGGTGATCGGGCGGAACGGACTGCTCTTCCGTCGGAATTTTGACAAGCCCAGGATTGAGCTATGA
- the proB gene encoding glutamate 5-kinase — MSTRNQLRSAKRIVVKVGTSTLTHPSGGMNLHRIEHLVRELIDEANQGKDILLVSSGAIAAGMNALGLAERPASVPARQALAAIGQGALLHIYEKFFHEYGRTMAQVLLTKENAARHHQYMNSRNALLALLGMNVIPVINENDAVAVDEIKIGDNDNLSAVVAALVDADVLIILSDIDGVYTANPRTDLSARLISEIPEITPEIESIAGGAGSAQGTGGMQTKIEAAKIAQNAGVTMVITRGDEDGIVRSILRGEKVGTLFPAREAHLRTRKSWLAFGQRLMGEVSVDAGCVSAMRGGASLLAVGVTDVYGEFSEGDTIRVLSPDGQEIARGIAAYDAADIARLMGHQTADFHALVADAAHEEIIHRDNMVLMV; from the coding sequence ATGAGTACGCGCAATCAACTCCGCTCTGCAAAGCGCATCGTCGTCAAGGTAGGAACGAGCACGCTCACGCATCCATCGGGCGGCATGAATCTACATCGCATCGAGCATCTCGTGCGCGAACTCATCGACGAAGCAAATCAAGGCAAGGATATCCTGCTCGTTTCCTCCGGTGCAATTGCAGCGGGGATGAATGCGCTTGGACTTGCCGAGCGTCCTGCGAGCGTCCCTGCGCGACAGGCACTTGCGGCAATCGGGCAAGGGGCACTCCTGCACATCTATGAGAAATTCTTTCACGAGTACGGGCGTACCATGGCACAGGTGCTCCTCACGAAGGAGAATGCCGCACGTCATCATCAGTATATGAATTCACGCAACGCCCTCCTTGCGCTTCTCGGGATGAATGTCATTCCGGTCATCAACGAGAATGACGCCGTAGCAGTCGATGAGATCAAGATTGGGGACAACGACAATCTGTCCGCCGTCGTTGCCGCACTCGTCGATGCCGATGTGCTGATTATCCTTTCTGATATTGACGGCGTCTATACAGCGAACCCACGCACAGATCTATCTGCAAGGCTGATCTCGGAGATTCCGGAGATCACGCCCGAGATCGAGAGCATCGCAGGCGGGGCAGGCTCCGCACAGGGCACAGGAGGTATGCAGACGAAGATCGAGGCTGCAAAGATTGCCCAGAATGCCGGCGTGACGATGGTGATTACACGCGGTGATGAGGACGGTATCGTTCGCAGTATCCTGCGCGGAGAAAAAGTCGGAACTCTCTTTCCGGCGCGTGAGGCACATCTCAGAACGCGCAAGAGCTGGCTCGCATTCGGCCAGCGTCTAATGGGCGAAGTCTCCGTCGATGCGGGCTGTGTTTCCGCCATGCGGGGCGGTGCGAGCTTGCTTGCGGTCGGTGTGACCGACGTTTACGGTGAATTCTCAGAGGGAGACACCATACGCGTTCTCAGCCCCGATGGCCAGGAGATTGCACGTGGCATTGCGGCGTATGATGCCGCAGATATTGCGCGCCTGATGGGACATCAGACGGCAGATTTTCATGCGCTCGTCGCGGATGCAGCGCATGAGGAGATCATTCATCGAGATAATATGGTGCTGATGGTATAA
- a CDS encoding glutamate-5-semialdehyde dehydrogenase → MMEQEIHAQAEAAKAASYRLAVLRTDERNAALSAMADALTAHTDEILRENAADVAEAASAGTRASYLDRLRLDEERVAAMAEGLRLTAALPDPLGREDYSVRRPNGLEIRRMCVPLGVIGMIYEARPNVTADAIGLCLKSGNAVLLRGGSDALRSNRVIADTLSHAAYGAGIPQGAIQLLAMKDRAAVDVMTHLTGLLDVIIPRGGAGLIRRIVESSTVPVIETGAGVCHIYVDRAADTAMALRIVENAKVARPSVCNAAETLLVHESIAAEFLPQMATLLCADGVELRGCANTCRILPNIAAATEEDWSTEYGDLILSIRIVEDLDAAVTHINRYNTGHSETIVTNDIRAAHDFQQRVDASTVYVNASTRFTDGFEFGFGAEIGISTQKLHVRGPMGLDALTSTKYLVYGEGQIRGSVPAKK, encoded by the coding sequence ATGATGGAGCAGGAGATTCACGCACAGGCAGAGGCGGCAAAGGCGGCATCCTATCGGCTTGCAGTGCTACGGACGGACGAGCGGAATGCGGCGCTCTCTGCGATGGCAGATGCACTGACCGCGCACACGGATGAGATTCTCCGTGAAAATGCAGCGGATGTCGCGGAGGCGGCCAGCGCGGGAACACGCGCGTCCTATCTGGATCGTCTGCGCCTTGATGAGGAGCGCGTTGCTGCTATGGCGGAGGGGCTTCGCCTGACGGCAGCTCTGCCCGACCCGCTTGGCAGAGAGGACTACTCGGTTCGCCGCCCCAATGGTCTTGAGATCAGGCGTATGTGTGTCCCGCTCGGCGTCATTGGAATGATCTACGAGGCGCGACCAAATGTGACCGCCGACGCCATCGGTCTCTGCCTAAAGTCGGGCAATGCAGTCCTGCTGCGCGGCGGCTCTGACGCACTCCGCTCCAATCGTGTGATTGCAGATACCCTTTCACATGCCGCATATGGTGCAGGCATCCCACAGGGGGCAATTCAGCTGCTTGCAATGAAGGATCGCGCCGCTGTCGACGTTATGACGCATCTGACGGGACTGCTCGATGTTATCATTCCGCGCGGCGGCGCGGGGCTCATCCGCCGTATCGTCGAGAGTAGCACGGTTCCCGTCATAGAGACAGGCGCGGGCGTCTGTCATATCTACGTAGACCGTGCGGCTGATACCGCGATGGCACTCCGCATTGTGGAGAATGCGAAGGTCGCACGTCCCTCCGTCTGCAATGCGGCGGAAACGCTGCTCGTCCACGAAAGCATTGCAGCGGAGTTCCTGCCGCAGATGGCGACGCTCCTCTGTGCAGACGGCGTGGAACTGCGCGGATGTGCTAATACCTGCCGCATCCTGCCGAACATCGCTGCGGCAACGGAGGAGGATTGGTCAACCGAGTACGGGGATCTCATCCTGTCCATCCGCATCGTGGAGGATCTCGATGCAGCTGTCACGCATATCAATCGCTATAATACGGGGCACTCCGAAACGATTGTCACGAACGACATACGGGCGGCACATGACTTTCAGCAGAGAGTGGATGCCTCGACCGTCTATGTCAATGCCTCGACACGATTTACGGACGGCTTCGAGTTCGGCTTTGGCGCAGAAATCGGCATCAGTACGCAAAAGCTCCATGTACGCGGTCCGATGGGGCTGGATGCCCTGACCAGCACGAAGTATCTCGTCTATGGGGAGGGGCAGATCCGCGGGAGTGTCCCCGCGAAAAAATGA
- the nadD gene encoding nicotinate-nucleotide adenylyltransferase: MKRRIGIMGGTFDPIHMGHLITAEMVRADAHLDEILFIPSARPPHKDGARAASAEDRLIMTEYAVAENPYFSVSDVELRRDGPSYTVDTIAQLRADLGDAELFFITGADAMNDLYLWHEPEQLLRSCRFIVATRQGVPLDEVLIAEKFTVEDRSHIEVLPTPHLEISSTVIRARIRAGLSIRHLVPRVVEEYIEKRGLYREYDKEL; the protein is encoded by the coding sequence TTGAAGCGGCGCATCGGAATTATGGGCGGCACATTTGACCCAATCCATATGGGACACCTCATCACTGCGGAAATGGTGCGCGCTGACGCGCATTTGGACGAGATTCTCTTCATTCCGTCCGCACGTCCGCCACATAAGGATGGGGCGCGTGCGGCATCCGCCGAGGATCGCCTTATCATGACGGAGTATGCGGTCGCAGAGAATCCGTATTTTTCTGTATCCGACGTCGAACTGCGGAGAGATGGTCCTTCCTATACAGTGGATACGATTGCGCAGCTGCGCGCTGATTTGGGAGATGCGGAGCTCTTCTTTATCACGGGCGCAGATGCCATGAACGACCTCTATCTCTGGCACGAGCCGGAGCAGCTGCTGCGTTCCTGCCGCTTCATCGTTGCGACACGGCAGGGTGTTCCGCTGGACGAGGTGCTGATTGCAGAAAAATTTACGGTGGAGGATCGCAGTCACATCGAGGTGCTGCCGACGCCGCATTTGGAGATCTCCTCGACCGTTATTCGCGCACGCATCCGTGCGGGACTGTCCATCCGCCATCTTGTGCCGCGTGTCGTAGAGGAGTATATTGAGAAACGGGGGCTGTATCGTGAGTATGACAAAGAGCTATGA
- the yqeK gene encoding bis(5'-nucleosyl)-tetraphosphatase (symmetrical) YqeK — protein MTKSYEEMRVILEQQLTPSRYQHSLGVADTAAALARRFGMNEERAHVAGLLHDCGRVYGTAELPTEARRRGIPIGKIEAAMPLLLHAYVGAYLIYEVYGVNDAAIAQAVWRHTVGGANMTALDKIIYYADMIEPSRAYPEVEHLRELARTASLDEMMLVGLTESILFVAQKGGLIHPDTITARNELILNRR, from the coding sequence ATGACAAAGAGCTATGAGGAGATGCGTGTCATTCTGGAACAGCAGCTGACCCCAAGCCGCTATCAGCATTCTCTCGGCGTTGCGGATACGGCTGCCGCGCTGGCACGCCGCTTCGGCATGAATGAGGAACGTGCACACGTTGCGGGGCTCCTGCATGACTGCGGACGCGTATACGGAACTGCGGAACTTCCTACAGAGGCTCGCCGACGCGGGATTCCCATCGGAAAAATCGAGGCTGCCATGCCGCTCCTCCTCCATGCCTATGTAGGTGCCTATCTGATCTACGAGGTCTACGGCGTGAACGATGCGGCGATTGCGCAGGCCGTCTGGCGGCATACGGTCGGCGGGGCGAACATGACGGCACTGGACAAGATCATCTACTATGCGGATATGATCGAGCCGTCGCGCGCGTACCCCGAGGTGGAGCATCTGCGTGAACTTGCCCGCACGGCATCTTTAGATGAGATGATGCTCGTCGGACTGACGGAGTCCATCCTCTTTGTTGCGCAAAAGGGCGGTCTCATTCATCCCGATACGATCACGGCGCGAAATGAACTTATTCTGAATCGCCGTTGA
- a CDS encoding LCP family protein, translating to MSEYDAEELAAQLQSENSRENIKKRRSQRTRRRRMAFLKGIFRLICTIFLLAAVGIGGYYVVGWGVQAYRDVRDMYEAYLIRQEANRGEVDVRFDGYTNVLVLGLDDAVNMDNAEEKRADAILLISMENATGKVRILNIPRDTWVKMAQDKGETRLANVYAVGGAPLMVRTINQMFDISIHQYVVIDLATFGQIVDAVGGIDLYIERNMDYDDPEAGLSIHMKQGYRHLDGVGAEHYLRYRSDDLGDLGRTQRQQKFVKAFYAKLLRVDTLPKVPAIADILKKNVTTSAELFDSVHIGNVIRKLNIEPPRTIMLPGDFSRDDDTVWIMDRAATDEIIHELFPPEAGTEKQEE from the coding sequence ATGTCGGAATACGATGCAGAGGAGCTTGCTGCACAACTACAGAGCGAAAATTCGCGTGAGAATATAAAAAAGCGTCGCAGTCAGCGGACACGCCGCCGCCGCATGGCATTTCTGAAGGGAATCTTCCGCCTTATCTGCACGATCTTCTTGCTTGCGGCAGTCGGAATTGGCGGCTATTACGTCGTGGGCTGGGGCGTTCAGGCATATCGAGATGTACGCGATATGTACGAGGCGTACCTCATCAGGCAGGAGGCAAATCGGGGCGAGGTGGATGTCCGCTTTGACGGTTACACCAACGTACTCGTTCTCGGTCTGGATGATGCTGTCAACATGGATAACGCGGAGGAGAAGCGTGCTGATGCCATTCTCCTGATCAGCATGGAAAATGCGACGGGCAAGGTACGTATTCTCAACATCCCGCGCGATACATGGGTCAAAATGGCTCAGGACAAGGGAGAGACGCGGCTCGCCAATGTCTACGCCGTGGGGGGGGCGCCCCTAATGGTGCGGACAATCAATCAGATGTTTGATATCTCCATTCATCAATATGTCGTCATCGACCTTGCAACATTCGGACAGATTGTCGATGCCGTCGGCGGCATTGATCTCTATATCGAGCGCAATATGGACTATGACGATCCGGAGGCAGGACTGTCCATCCATATGAAGCAGGGCTACCGCCATCTGGACGGGGTAGGTGCAGAGCATTATTTGCGCTATCGCAGCGACGATCTCGGCGATCTCGGGCGCACGCAGCGCCAGCAGAAATTTGTCAAGGCATTCTATGCCAAGCTGCTGCGCGTTGATACACTGCCAAAGGTTCCTGCCATTGCAGATATTCTAAAGAAGAACGTCACGACGAGCGCCGAGCTCTTTGACTCTGTGCATATTGGCAACGTCATCCGAAAGCTGAACATCGAGCCGCCGCGCACCATCATGCTGCCCGGGGACTTTTCACGGGACGATGATACCGTTTGGATTATGGATCGTGCGGCAACAGATGAGATTATTCATGAACTTTTCCCGCCGGAGGCGGGTACGGAGAAGCAGGAGGAATAA
- the rsfS gene encoding ribosome silencing factor: MTEQQKCRVICAAADEKKARDIVEMDMIGLMSTNDYFVICSANTATQVRAIADNIEEKMEEAGISFLHKEGYREGEWVLLDYGDTVAHIFQHEAREYYALERLWGDARLTPYEE, encoded by the coding sequence TTGACAGAGCAGCAAAAATGCCGCGTGATTTGTGCAGCGGCAGATGAGAAAAAGGCTCGCGATATCGTGGAGATGGACATGATCGGTCTCATGTCGACGAATGATTATTTTGTGATCTGCTCTGCGAATACGGCGACGCAGGTACGCGCAATCGCAGACAACATTGAGGAGAAAATGGAGGAAGCGGGTATTTCGTTCCTGCACAAGGAGGGCTACCGCGAGGGCGAGTGGGTTCTGCTCGACTACGGCGATACCGTCGCACATATCTTCCAGCATGAGGCACGCGAATACTACGCCCTAGAGCGCCTGTGGGGCGATGCGAGGCTGACCCCGTACGAGGAATAG
- a CDS encoding CvfB family protein, which yields MQERTQRDKAARRPCKYGPSQVAELTAVRESELGVFLDAETGNTNDDILLHTIQQTAPVKVGDRVRVFLYLDPKRRLTASMRTPRMKEGQVARLRVINVTKEGAFLDVGAERGIFLPYAGMRGRPQIGETVWAKLYTDKSGRLAVTMEVEDELRRASRPAEGVRVGDHLKASVYNITERGIFLFTEERYIAFIDHREVQNRPRVGETVEIRVTYLREDGRLNASLRPPKETARIEDADRLLALLMEHDGKMPYTDDTSPEVIQDRFHISKGAFKRALGRLMKDGLVEQRDGWTYLTEK from the coding sequence ATGCAGGAAAGAACGCAGAGGGACAAAGCGGCACGGCGTCCGTGCAAATACGGGCCAAGTCAGGTTGCCGAGCTCACCGCCGTGCGCGAAAGTGAGCTAGGCGTATTTCTGGATGCGGAGACGGGCAATACAAACGACGATATCCTGCTGCATACCATCCAGCAGACTGCGCCTGTCAAGGTTGGCGATCGCGTCCGCGTCTTTCTCTATCTGGATCCGAAGCGCAGGCTGACTGCGAGCATGCGCACCCCCCGCATGAAGGAGGGACAGGTCGCCCGTCTGCGCGTCATCAACGTCACGAAGGAGGGCGCGTTCCTCGATGTCGGCGCGGAGCGCGGCATCTTCCTGCCCTATGCGGGGATGCGCGGCCGTCCGCAGATCGGCGAAACCGTATGGGCAAAGCTTTACACGGATAAATCCGGACGGCTCGCGGTGACAATGGAGGTTGAGGACGAGCTCCGCCGCGCCTCACGTCCTGCCGAAGGAGTACGCGTGGGAGATCACCTGAAAGCATCGGTCTATAATATCACCGAGCGCGGTATCTTCCTCTTTACCGAGGAACGTTACATCGCATTTATCGATCATCGCGAGGTTCAAAATCGTCCGCGCGTAGGAGAGACCGTGGAGATACGCGTGACCTATCTACGTGAGGATGGACGCCTAAACGCGTCGCTCAGACCTCCCAAGGAGACCGCCCGCATCGAGGATGCGGATCGTCTGCTCGCCCTCCTGATGGAACATGACGGAAAGATGCCCTACACCGATGACACATCGCCCGAGGTCATTCAGGATCGATTTCATATCAGCAAGGGGGCGTTCAAGCGCGCACTTGGCAGACTCATGAAAGACGGTCTCGTTGAGCAGCGCGATGGATGGACATATTTAACAGAGAAATAG
- a CDS encoding chemotaxis protein has product MADTVTEERKGILLETGTNEFEIVEFSIGKVNYGINVAKVREVITRAPVTAMPEAHPYVDGLFTLRGKAIPLVNMARCLNLQTADELQNIIVTEINNYDIGFLVGSVYRIHRISWKNMEPAPNVGEGSRVVGIIKMEDRIVLLLDFETIIAEINPEINQKLTTVTEATQDAKTRRGTAHIVVAEDSKMLRDLLVSTLHEAGYKFIRDFGNGQDAWDYLQDLARKNGPIENHVRIIISDVEMPKMDGHRLLKLVREDNRLSEVPLVLFSSLISEEMRRKGESLGASGQVSKPEINQLIDLLDTLTFGEPLHDVVDEH; this is encoded by the coding sequence ATGGCAGATACGGTTACAGAAGAGAGAAAAGGCATCCTGCTTGAGACAGGCACGAATGAATTTGAGATTGTCGAGTTCAGCATTGGGAAGGTGAACTACGGCATCAATGTTGCCAAGGTGCGTGAGGTCATCACGCGCGCACCGGTGACGGCAATGCCCGAGGCGCATCCATACGTCGACGGACTGTTCACGCTGCGCGGCAAGGCGATCCCACTGGTTAACATGGCACGTTGCCTCAATCTCCAGACAGCAGACGAGCTTCAGAACATCATTGTCACGGAGATCAACAATTACGATATTGGCTTCCTCGTCGGCAGTGTCTACCGCATTCACCGCATCTCGTGGAAGAACATGGAACCCGCGCCGAACGTCGGAGAAGGCTCGCGCGTTGTCGGCATCATCAAAATGGAAGATCGCATTGTCCTCCTGCTCGACTTCGAGACGATCATTGCCGAGATCAACCCGGAGATCAATCAGAAGCTCACAACGGTTACGGAGGCAACACAGGATGCGAAGACGCGCCGTGGTACAGCTCATATCGTCGTTGCAGAGGACTCCAAGATGCTCCGCGACCTCCTCGTCAGCACCTTGCACGAAGCAGGCTACAAGTTCATCCGTGACTTCGGCAATGGACAGGACGCTTGGGACTATTTGCAGGATCTTGCACGCAAGAACGGGCCGATTGAGAACCATGTGCGCATCATCATCTCCGACGTTGAGATGCCGAAGATGGACGGACACCGTCTCCTTAAACTCGTCCGAGAGGACAATCGCCTAAGCGAGGTTCCTCTCGTGCTCTTCTCCTCTCTCATCAGTGAGGAGATGAGGCGCAAAGGCGAAAGCCTCGGTGCATCTGGACAGGTGTCGAAGCCGGAGATCAATCAGCTCATCGACCTCCTGGACACGCTCACCTTTGGCGAGCCGCTCCACGATGTCGTAGACGAACACTAA
- the purE gene encoding 5-(carboxyamino)imidazole ribonucleotide mutase produces MKVAVLMGSDSDWPILKPAVELLKQFGIEPVVKVASAHRTPSNVRDFVMEADHNKDFAAFIVAAGAAAHLAGVVASYTIKPVIGIPVNATPLNGMDALLSTVQMPSGVPVASMAINGAKNAAIFAAEILAVYDASIAEALMDYREKMVLDVEAKADRVAAQL; encoded by the coding sequence ATGAAGGTAGCAGTTCTCATGGGAAGCGACTCCGACTGGCCAATCTTAAAGCCTGCGGTCGAGCTCCTTAAGCAATTCGGCATTGAGCCTGTGGTGAAGGTTGCCTCGGCACATCGCACACCGTCCAATGTGCGTGACTTTGTCATGGAGGCCGACCATAACAAGGATTTTGCGGCATTTATCGTTGCTGCAGGTGCAGCGGCGCATCTCGCAGGCGTTGTTGCAAGCTACACGATCAAACCTGTCATCGGTATTCCGGTCAATGCGACACCGCTCAACGGCATGGATGCCTTGCTCAGTACGGTACAGATGCCATCGGGCGTGCCCGTGGCCTCCATGGCGATCAACGGTGCAAAGAATGCTGCGATTTTCGCAGCGGAGATTCTTGCGGTCTATGATGCTTCGATTGCAGAGGCGTTGATGGACTATCGCGAAAAGATGGTACTCGATGTCGAGGCAAAGGCAGATCGCGTTGCAGCTCAGCTGTAA
- the purC gene encoding phosphoribosylaminoimidazolesuccinocarboxamide synthase, which yields MERKEALYEGKAKIIYATDHPDEYLVYYKDDATAGNGAKRGTIADKGVMNNKMTAFFFDLLAKEGIAHHYISMPSDREMIVKKLTIIPLEVIIRNVAAGSLAQRLGLEEGVPMPFPVIEYCYKNDDLGDPMLNRYHIRAMKIATDAELDEIERMSLKINDVLTKFLKTKKVDLIDFKLEFGKDAQGNIILADEISPDNCRFWDSDTKEKLDKDRFRRDLGNVEDAYKEMLHRLTGEA from the coding sequence ATGGAACGCAAAGAGGCTCTTTATGAGGGTAAGGCAAAGATCATCTATGCAACGGATCATCCGGATGAGTATCTCGTCTATTACAAGGACGACGCAACGGCAGGGAATGGTGCAAAACGCGGCACGATCGCGGACAAAGGTGTCATGAACAATAAGATGACGGCATTCTTCTTCGACCTTCTTGCAAAAGAGGGGATTGCACATCACTATATCTCCATGCCGAGCGATCGTGAGATGATTGTCAAGAAACTCACAATCATTCCGCTGGAGGTCATCATCCGCAACGTGGCGGCAGGTTCGCTGGCGCAGCGCCTTGGACTTGAGGAAGGCGTTCCGATGCCGTTCCCTGTCATCGAATACTGCTACAAGAACGATGATCTCGGCGATCCCATGCTCAATCGCTATCACATTCGTGCGATGAAGATTGCAACAGACGCGGAGCTGGATGAGATTGAGCGGATGTCGCTCAAGATCAACGATGTCCTGACCAAGTTCCTCAAGACGAAAAAGGTTGATCTCATCGACTTTAAGCTGGAATTTGGCAAGGACGCGCAGGGGAATATCATCCTCGCCGATGAGATTTCGCCGGACAATTGCAGGTTCTGGGACAGCGACACAAAGGAGAAACTGGATAAGGATCGTTTCCGCCGCGACCTCGGCAATGTAGAGGATGCCTATAAGGAGATGCTCCACAGGCTGACAGGAGAAGCATAA